The DNA sequence CGCTCAATCGTGGCGGGGATCGACTTCTGCTTGTCGCTCGGAAGCCGCCCGCCTGCCCCGAAGGAGAGCGGCGAGACGGTGCAGCGCCGATGCGTGCGAGTAGCGGAAGATAGGGACCGGCTCTCCTCCGAAGCTCTCCTTGAACTCCTCGACCCCCCGATTGCCGCCGCTGGGCAGGAAGTCGTAGTCGCGGAACCGGTCGGCGATGGCGTCGCGGATGATCCTCTCCTGCAGTAGGACGTTGGGCCGGAGCGAGCGGGCCTCGTGGTCGAAGTAGCCGGCGTGGTAGTGGACATGGCCGTTCCAGCGCACGATGAAAGCCCCTCCCAGGACCCTCCCCTCATGCTCGGCAACGTAGAGG is a window from the Candidatus Eisenbacteria bacterium genome containing:
- a CDS encoding GNAT family N-acetyltransferase, producing LYVAEHEGRVLGGAFIVRWNGHVHYHAGYFDHEARSLRPNVLLQERIIRDAIADRFRDYDFLPSGGNRGVEEFKESFGGEPVPIFRYSHASALHRLAALLRGRRAASERQAEVDPRHD